The following is a genomic window from Paralichthys olivaceus isolate ysfri-2021 chromosome 3, ASM2471397v2, whole genome shotgun sequence.
tgacgtggttgcacctttgctttaggtcacgtctgatcttgtggatctctgcctgctggctttgacaacgagtactcaaggacctgtagtccttctcttggagcctcaactctttcttggcatccttaaggtcgagctgtagttcttccttgagtttttcataatctgcattctgcatgctctccttttcctttttccatgaagcttctttgcaggacatggcgatcttcagactggcattttcatgagccagatgcatattcttagaatccaaattctgcttttcctcaaggaggtcctcaaacaatttctcgtggtctggcacctgaaagacacaaacaaacatataactgttaaaaacacagtcccacactcactgtgaattaaatgttgatgaaccagaccaacaaatcattgatttaaccaccagtacatttaaatacagtttcttcaattctgttaaatacagtctctacatactatggatgtcacgatatgaaattttggcgcagagccagaggaaatatcacggtttcacgatttacaggattattgattaaatgaaaaacaaacaatatatagctaatgatataactaattaactacaatatttgttattattatcaacaattacgtttacgtttaattacgtgacttgcgagagatttcaccacgcagtgcacacacaaattaaaaaaaatcactagtatgctactgctagcattctagcattagcaccaatgtggtgggttcatttaatgtccatcccctcacagaaaaaatatttttgagtttgagagaaacattggaaaaataaaataaaatcgtcgatgtgtcctgcttagaaaccttacccttcctgacttgttctttggcatgttggctaaatataggagtattatatatgtgtactgaagtatatactgtcttctgacggtctcatgtatcgaagatttgtggatctgtggtctagttttggagctgttgtgctcataaggtctcctccataactcttataggcactgaacctggtattgatggctttaaagtaaagataaattacattaaacaatcaaagtcaaatatgacatcatagaaactgtcacatttgacatcatagaaactgtcacatttgacatcatagacagtcacattttacatcatagacagtcacattttacatcatagacactgtcacatgtgacatcacagaagctgtcacatgggacatcacagacactgtcacatgggacatcacagacactgtcagttaaatgtgatattaaacaaacagttttccatgatatgagccctacaatcatttctttttagatgtgaatctaaaatgtgaagaatgaaagtctgaaaatacatcttgttttttaaaatcagaagtgaccacattagtaggagcgaggggtggagcctgactgagagctcgaggacactgcatgccctcctcgacctgcacccattggacattactagctttcaatcacatactatacacatcatatatttaactctatatggaaccatgacttacaaaatgaacaccagggtgtattgaggaagaaacaagagatgattgattacatttcaaatgtctttatttttttaagaatggtttctctcttgtgacaaatgtacttattgtaagttgctttggacaaaagcatctgctaaatgccctaaatgtcaatattttcttcttttcctttgccgcttctcctccttctctctgtctagtttgtctctctgctcctgcttcttcttgtcttgcagctcattcttttgcctcttctctgcctctttctttgctttcttttgctccttttgaatccttgccttgtccttatcagtcatcaaggccagttcctgaaaagacagagacgacaagtgtttagatattttctctttcaaaagtctgaataagaaacaaacttaaagtgcaacaagttcttattcagatcaaacagagctgatgtgacttacctgaagcttgatctgtttcagaatgagcagctttatgtctgcctcatgcttggccgcccacatctgctcagtattgctgaccagtttctccagctccttgatttttgtgaagccagcctccttctcagcctgctcactactgacatggtcctccagagtgttaactttcgtctcccactcagtcttgttctggaggatccttgcctccatggcttgctgcatggagatgagcctctggttgctggcttccagtgccatattctgactggtgagactgttgatcacctgatccgtatagacaattctggcctcatgtttggtcacccacttctcttctgtgtccttgagctgtctctccagctccttgattcgattggagccagcctccttctccacccgctcactactgagatggtcctccagagtgttaactttagtctcccactcagtcttgttctggaggatccttgcctccatggcttgctgcatggacaggagtttcttgttgctggcttccagtgccttattttgactggtgagactgttgatcacctgatccgtttggacaattctggcctcatgtttggtcacccacttctcttctgtgaccttgagctgtctctccagctccttgattctactggagccagcctccttctctgcctgctcacggctgagctcgtgcttcagagcgttgatttctgactgccagtcaggctcgttctggagaacttttgtccccatagctttgagcttggttgtgagctcattgatttcctcttccagtgccattttctcatgcactgtcctgtcgatcacctgttccctctgtttaatggagtactccagctcattgacgtggttgcacctttgctttaggtcacgtctgatcttgtggatctctgcctgctggctttgacaacgagtactcaaggacctgtagtccttctcttggagcctcaactctttcttggcatccttaaggtcgagctgtagttcttccttgagtttttcataatctgcattctgcatgctctccttttcctttttccatgaagcttctttgcaggacatggcgatcttcagactggcattttcatgagccagatgcatattcttagaatccaaattctgcttttcctcaaggaggtcctcaaacaatttctcgtggtctggcacctgaaagacacaaacaaacatataactgttaaaaacacagtcccacactcactgtgaattaaatgttaatgaaccagaccaacaaatcattgatttaaccaccagtacatttaaatacagtttcttcaattctgttaaatacagtctctacatactatggatgtcacgatatgaaattttggcgcagagccagaggaaatatcacggtttcacgatttacacgattattgattaaatgaaaaacaaacaatatatagctaatgatataactaattaactacaatatttgttattattatcaacaattacgtttacgtttaattacgtgacttgcgagagatttcaccacgcagtgcacacacaaatttaaaaaaatcactagtatgctactgctagcattctagcattagcaccaatgtgatgggttcatttaaagtccatcccctcacagaaaaaatatttttgagtttgagagaaacattggaaaaataaaataaaatcgtcgatgtgtcctgcttagaaaccttacccttcctgacttgttctttggcatgttggctaaatataggggtattatatatgtgtactgaagtatatactgtcttctgacggtctcatgtatcgaagatttgtggatctgtggtctagttttggagctgttgtgctcataaggtctcctccataactcttataggcactgaacctggtattgatggctttaaagtaaagataaattacattaaacaatcaaagtcaaatatgacatcatagaaactgtcacatttgacatcatagacactgtcacatttgacatcatagacagtcacatttgacatcatagacagtcacattttacatcatagacactgtcacatgtgacatcacagaagctgtcacatgggacatcacagacactgtcagtaaaatgtgatattaaacaaacagttttccatgatatgagccctacaatcatttctttttagatgtgaatctaaaatgtgaagaatgaaagtctgaaaatacatcttgttttttaaaatcagaagtgaccacattagtaggagcgaggggtggagcctgactgagagctcgaggacactgcatgccctcctcgacctgcacccattggacattactagctttcaatcacatactatacacatcatatatttaactctatatggaaccatgacttacaaaatgaacaccagggtgtattgaggaagaaacaagagatgattgattacatttcaaatgtctttatttttttaagaatggtttctctcttgtgacaaatgtacttattgtaagttgctttggacaaaagcatctgctaaatgccctaaatgtcaatattttcttcttttcctttgccgcttctcctccttctctctgtctagtttgtctctctgctcctgcttcttcttgtcttgcagctccttcttttgcctcttctctgcctctttctttgctttcttttgctccttttgaatccttgccttgtccttatcagtcatcaaggccagttcctgaaaagacagagacgacaagtgtttagatattttctctttcaaaagtctgaataagaaacaaacttaaagtgcaacaagttcttattcagatcaaacagagctgatgtgacttacctgaagcttgatctgtttcagaatgagcagctttatgtctgcctcatgcttggccgcccacatctgctcagtattgctgaccagtttctccagctccttgatttttgtgaagccagcctccttctcagcctgctcactactgacatggtcctccagagtgttaactttcgtctcccactcagtcttgttctggaggatccttgcctccatggcttgctgcatggagatgagcctctggttgctggcttccagtgccatattctgactggtgagactgttgatcacctgatccgtatagacaattctggcctcatgtttggtcacccacttctcttctgtgtccttgagctgtctctccagctccttgattcgattggagccagcctccttctccacccgctcactactgagatggtcctccagagtgttaactttagtctcccactcagtcttgttctggaggatccttgcctccatggcttgctgcatggacaggagtttcttgttgctggcttccagtgccttattttgactggtgagactgttgatcacctgatccgtttggacaattctggcctcatgtttggtcacccacttctcttctgtgtccttgagctgtctctccagctccttgattcgattggagccagcctccttctccacccgctcactactgagatggtcctccagagtgttaactttagtctcccactcagtcttgttctggaggatccttgcctccatggcttgctgcatggacaggagtttcttgttgctggcttccagtgccttattttgactggtgagactgttgatcacctgatccgtttggacaattctggcctcatgtttggtcacccacttctcttctgtgaccttgagctgtctctccagctccttgattctactggagccagcctccttctctgcctgctcacggctgagctcgtgcttcagagcgttgatttctgactgccagtcaggctcgttctggagaacttttgtccccatagctttgagcttggttgtgagctcattgatttcctcttccagtgccattttctcatgcactgtcctgtcgatcacctgttccctctgtttaatggagtactccagctcattgacgtggttgcacctttgctttaggtcacgtctgatcttgtggatctctgcctgctggctttgacaacgagtactcaaggacctgtagtccttctcttggagcctcaactctttcttggcatccttaaggtcgagctgtagttcttccttgagtttttcataatctgcattctgcatgctctccttttcctttttccatgaagcttctttgcaggacatggcgatcttcagactggcattttcatgagccagatgcatattcttagaatccaaattctgcttttcctcaaggaggtcctcaaacaatttctcgtggtctggcacctgaaagacacaaacaaacatataactgttaaaaacacagtcccacactcactgtgaattaaatgttgatgaaccagaccaacaaatcattgatttaaccaccagtacatttaaatacagtttcttcaattctgttaaatacagtctctacatactatggatgtcacgatatgaaattttggcgcagagccagaggaaatatcacggtttcacgatttacaggattattgattaaatgaaaaacaaacaatatatagctaatgatataactaattaactacaatatttgttattattatcaacaattacgtttacgtttaattacgtgacttgcgagagatttcaccacgcagtgcacacacaaatttaaaaaaatcactagtatgctactgctagcattctagcattagcaccaatgtggtgggttcatttaaagtccatcccctcacagaaaaaatatttttgagtttgagagaaacattggaaaaataaaataaaatcgtcgatgtgtcctgcttagaaaccttacccttcctgacttgttctttggcatgttggctaaatataggggtattatatatgtgtactgaagtatatactgtcttctgacggtctcatgtatcgaagatttgtgtatctgtggtctagttttggagctgttgtgctcataaggtctcctccataactcttataggcactgaacctggtattgatggctttaaagtaaagataaattacattaaacaatcaaagtcaaatatgacatcatagaaactgtcacattttacatcatagacagtcacattttacatcatagacactgtcacatgtgacatcacagaagctgtcacatgggacatcacagacactgtcagtaaaatgtgatattaaacaaacagttttccatgatatgagccctacaatcatttctttttagatgtgaatctaaaatgtgaagaatgaaagtctgaaaatacatcttgttttttaaaatcagaagtgaccacattagtaggagcgaggggtggagcctgactgagagctcgaggacactgcatgccctcctcgacctgcacccattggacattactagctttcaatcacatactatacacatcatatatttaactctatatggaaccatgacttacaaaatgaacaccagggtgtattgaggaagaaacaagagatgattgattacatttcaaatgtctttatttttttaagaatggtttctctcttgtgacaaatgtacttattgtaagttgctttggacaaaagcatctgctaaatgccctaaatgtcaatattttcttcatttcctttgccgcttctcctccttctctctgtctagtttgtctctctgctcctgcttcttcttgtcttgcagctccttcttttgcctcttctctgcctctttctttgctttcttttgctccttttgaatccttgccttgtccttatcagtcatcaaggccagttcctgaaaagacagagacgacaagtgtttagatattttctctttcaaaagtctgaataagaaacaaacttaaagtgcaacaagttcttattcagatcaaacagagctgatgtgacttacctgaagcttgatctgtttcagaatgagcagctttatgtctgcctcatgcttggccgcccacatctgctcagtattgctgaccagtttctccagctccttgatttttgtgaagccagcctccttctcagcctgctcactactgacatggtcctccagagtgttaactttagtctcccactcagtcttgttctggaggatccttgcctccatggcttgctgcatggacaggagtttcttgttgctggcttccagtgccttattttgactggtgagactgttgatcacctgatccgtttggacaattctggcctcatgtttggtcacccacttctcttctgtgaccttgagctgtctctccagctccttgattctactggagccagcctccttctctgcctgctcacggctgagctcgtgcttcagagcgttgccagtcaggctcgttctggagaacttttgtccccatagctttgagcttggttgtgagctcattgatttcctcttccagtgccattttctcatgcactgtcctgtcgatcacctgttccctctgtttaatggagtactccagctcattgacgtggttgcacctttgctttaggtcacgtctgatcttgtggatctctgcctgctggctttgacaacgagtactcaaggacctgtagtccttctcttggagcctcaactctttcttggcatccttaaggtcgagctgtagttcttccttgagtttttcataatctgcattctgcatgctctccttttcctttttccatgaagcttctttgcaggacatggcgatcttcagactggcattttcatgagccagatgcatattcttagaatccaaattctgcttttcctcaaggaggtcctcaaacaatttctcgtggtctggcacctgaaagacacaaacaaacatataactgttaaaaacacagtcccacactcactgtgaattaaatgttgatgaaccagaccaacaaatcattgatttaaccaccagtacatttaaatacagtttcttcaattctgttaaatacagtctctacatactatggatgtcacgatatgaaattttggcgcagagccagaggaaatatcacggtttcacgatttacaggattattgattaaatgaaaaacaaacaatatatagctaatgatataactaattaactacaatatttgttattattatcaacaattacgtttacgtttaattacgtgacttgcgagagatttcaccacgcagtgcacacacaaattaaaaaaaatcactagtatgctactgctagcattctagcattagcaccaatgtggtgggttcatttaatgtccatcccctcacagaaaaaatatttttgagtttgagagaaacattggaaaaataaaataaaatcgtcgatgtgtcctgcttagaaaccttacccttcctgacttgttctttggcatgttggctaaatataggagtattatatatgtgtactgaagtatatactgtcttctgacggtctcatgtatcgaagatttgtggatctgtggtctagttttggagctgttgtgctcataaggtctcctccataactcttataggcactgaacctggtattgatggctttaaagtaaagataaattacattaaacaatcaaagtcaaatatgacatcatagaaactgtcacatttgacatcatagaaactgtcacatttgacatcatagacagtcacattttacatcatagacagtcacattttacatcatagacactgtcacatgtgacatcacagaagctgtcacatgggacatcacagacactgtcacatgggacatcacagacactgtcagttaaatgtgatattaaacaaacagttttccatgatatgagccctacaatcatttctttttagatgtgaatctaaaatgtgaagaatgaaagtctgaaaatacatcttgttttttaaaatcagaagtgaccacattagtaggagcgaggggtggagcctgactgagagctcgaggacactgcatgccctcctcgacctgcacccattggacattactagctttcaatcacatactatacacatcatatatttaactctatatggaaccatgacttacaaaatgaacaccagggtgtattgaggaagaaacaagagatgattgattacatttcaaatgtctttatttttttaagaatggtttctctcttgtgacaaatgtacttattgtaagttgctttggacaaaagcatctgctaaatgccctaaatgtcaatattttcttcttttcctttgccgcttctcctccttctctctgtctagtttgtctctctgctcctgcttcttcttgtcttgcagctcattcttttgcctcttctctgcctctttctttgctttcttttgctccttttgaatccttgccttgtccttatcagtcatcaaggccagttcctgaaaagacagagacgacaagtgtttagatattttctctttcaaaagtctgaataagaaacaaacttaaagtgcaacaagttcttattcagatcaaacagagctgatgtgacttacctgaagcttgatctgtttcagaatgagcagctttatgtctgcctcatgcttggccgcccacatctgctcagtattgctgaccagtttctccagctccttgatttttgtgaagccagcctccttctcagcctgctcactactgacatggtcctccagagtgttaactttcgtctcccactcagtcttgttctggaggatccttgcctccatggcttgctgcatggagatgagcctctggttgctggcttccagtgccatattctgactggtgagactgttgatcacctgatccgtatagacaattctggcctcatgtttggtcacccacttctcttctgtgtccttgagctgtctctccagctccttgattcgattggagccagcctccttctccacccgctcactactgagatggtcctccagagtgttaactttagtctcccactcagtcttgttctggaggatccttgcctccatggcttgctgcatggacaggagtttcttgttgctggcttccagtgccttattttgactggtgagactgttgatcacctgatccgtttggacaattctggcctcatgtttggtcacccacttctcttctgtgaccttgagctgtctctccagctccttgattctactggagccagcctccttctctgcctgctcacggctgagctcgtgcttcagagcgttgatttctgactgccagtcaggctcgttctggagaacttttgtccccatagctttgagcttggttgtgagctcattgatttcctcttccagtgccattttctcatgcactgtcctgtcgatcacctgttccctctgtttaatggagtactccagctcattgacgtggttgcacctttgctttaggtcacgtctgatcttgtggatctctgcctgctggctttgacaacgagtactcaaggacctgtagtccttctcttggagcctcaactctttcttggcatccttaaggtcgagctgtagttcttccttgagtttttcataatctgcattctgcatgctctccttttcctttttccatgaagcttctttgcaggacatggcgatcttcagactggcattttcatgagccagatgcatattcttagaatccaaattctgcttttcctcaaggaggtcctcaaacaatttctcgtggtctggcacctgaaagacacaaacaaacatataactgttaaaaacacagtcccacactcactgtgaattaaatgttgatgaaccagaccaacaaatcattgatttaaccaccagtacatttaaatacagtttcttcaattctgttaaatacagtctctacatactatggatgtcacgatatgaaattttggcgcagagccagaggaaatatcacggtttcacgatttacaggattattgattaaatgaaaaacaaacaatatatagctaatgatataactaattaactacaatatttgttattattatcaacaattacgtttacgtttaattacgtgacttgcgagagatttcaccacgcagtgcacacacaaattaaaaaaaatcactagtatgctactgctagcattctagcattagcaccaatgtggtgggttcatttaatgtccatcccctcacagaaaaaatatttttgagtttgagagaaacattggaaaaataaaataaaatcgtcgatgtgtcctgcttagaaaccttacccttcctgacttgttctttggcatgttggctaaatataggagtattatatatgtgtactgaagtatatactgtcttctgacggtctcatgtatcgaagatttgtggatctgtggtctagttttggagctgttgtgctcataaggtctcctccataactcttataggcactgaacctggtattgatggctttaaagtaaagataaattacattaaacaatcaaagtcaaatatgacatcatagaaactgtcacatttgacatcatagaaactgtcacatttgacatcatagacagtcacatttgacatcatagacagtcacattttacatcatagacactgtcacatgtgacatcacagaagctgtcacatgggacatcacagacactgtcacatgggacatcacagacactgtcagttaaatgtgatattaaacaaacagttttccatgatatgagccctacaatcatttctttttagatgtgaatctaaaatgtgaagaatgaaagtctgaaaatacatcttgttttttaaaatcagaagtgaccacattagtaggagcgaggggtggagcctgactgag
Proteins encoded in this region:
- the LOC138407327 gene encoding uncharacterized protein, yielding MFVCVFQVPDHEKLFEDLLEEKQNLDSKNMHLAHENASLKIAMSCKEASWKKEKESMQNADYEKLKEELQLDLKDAKKELRLQEKDYRSLSTRCQSQQAEIHKIRRDLKQRCNHVNELEYSIKQREQVIDRTVHEKMALEEEINELTTKLKAMGTKVLQNEPDWQSEINALKHELSREQAEKEAGSSRIKELERQLKVTEEKWVTKHEARIVQTDQVINSLTSQNKALEASNKKLLSMQQAMEARILQNKTEWETKVNTLEDHLSSERVEKEAGSNRIKELERQLKDTEEKWVTKHEARIVYTDQVINSLTSQNMALEASNQRLISMQQAMEARILQNKTEWETKVNTLEDHVSSEQAEKEAGFTKIKELEKLVSNTEQMWAAKHEADIKLLILKQIKLQVSHISSV